Proteins from one Comamonas flocculans genomic window:
- the rpsJ gene encoding 30S ribosomal protein S10 has translation MSKQKIRIRLKAFDYKLIDQSAAEIVDTAKRTGAIVKGPVPLPTRMKRFDILRSPHVNKTSRDQLEIRTHQRLMDIVDPTDKTVDALMKLDLPAGVDVEIKLQ, from the coding sequence ATGTCCAAGCAAAAAATCCGCATTCGCCTGAAGGCGTTTGACTACAAGCTGATCGACCAGTCGGCCGCCGAGATCGTCGATACCGCCAAGCGCACCGGCGCCATCGTCAAGGGTCCCGTGCCCCTGCCCACGCGCATGAAGCGTTTCGACATCCTGCGCTCGCCGCACGTCAACAAGACGAGCCGCGACCAGCTGGAAATCCGCACGCACCAGCGCCTGATGGACATCGTCGATCCGACGGACAAGACCGTCGACGCGTTGATGAAGCTCGACCTGCCCGCGGGCGTCGACGTGGAGATCAAGCTGCAGTGA